Proteins encoded in a region of the Mycolicibacterium duvalii genome:
- the ppc gene encoding phosphoenolpyruvate carboxylase: protein MAQTTDPGPDASLEPIGAVHRTQVGREATEPMREDIRLLGAILGETVREQNGDDVFDLVERARVESFRVRRSEIDRSDLAELFDGIDAREAIPVIRAFTHFALLANVAEDIHRERRRAVHEAAGEPPPNSTLAATYDKLDSAGLDSQTVVAALRGALVSPVITAHPTETRRRTVFDTQHRITELMRMRLHGQHATEDGRDIERELRRHILTLWQTALIRLSRLKISDEIETGLRYYPAAFFDVIPAVNAAVREGFQRRWPDRDLLADPVLRPGSWIGGDRDGNPNVTGEVVRLATGSAAFLAFDHYFGELTALEQELSMSVRLVRPSEALLALADTCEEPARADEPYRRALRVVHARLTATAREILDRQPEHELDLGLQPYPTPAEALDDLDIVDASLRGHGSAVLADDRLSRLREAVRVFGFHLCGLDMRQNSDVHEEVVAELLAWAGVHLDYATLSEPERVELLAAELATRRPLIGPGALGAPPADGGLSELARKELDIVTAAARAVRVFGPQAVPNYIISMCQSVSDMLEAALLLKEAGLLDASSEQPYAPVGIVPLFETIDDLQRGASILEAALDLPLYRAMVAARGDSQEVMLGYSDSNKDGGYLAANWALYRAELDLVESANKTGIRLRLFHGRGGTVGRGGGPSYDAILAQPPGAVQGSLRLTEQGEVIAAKYAEPRIAHRNLETLLAATLEATLLDVEGLGDQAGPAYQVLDDLAARAQRAYAELVHETPGFVDYFKASTPVSEIGALNIGSRPTSRKPTTSISDLRAIPWVLAWSQCRVMLPGWYGTGTAFEQYIAEEEGRLEVLQDLYRRWPFFATVLSNMAQVLAKSDLGLAARYAELVEDAELRQRVFDKIVDEHERTIRMHELITGHDDLLADNPALARSVFNRFPYLEPLNHLQVELLRRYRTGDDDELVQRGILLTMSGLATALRNSG, encoded by the coding sequence ATGGCGCAGACGACCGACCCGGGACCCGATGCGTCCCTCGAACCGATCGGAGCGGTGCACCGCACCCAGGTGGGACGTGAAGCGACCGAACCGATGCGCGAGGACATCCGGCTCCTCGGCGCGATTCTCGGCGAGACGGTCCGGGAACAGAACGGCGACGACGTCTTCGACCTCGTCGAACGGGCCCGCGTCGAATCCTTCCGGGTGCGTCGGTCCGAGATCGACCGCTCGGATCTGGCCGAACTGTTCGACGGTATCGACGCCCGCGAAGCCATCCCGGTGATCCGGGCGTTCACCCACTTCGCGTTGCTGGCCAATGTCGCCGAGGACATCCACCGCGAGCGGCGCCGCGCCGTCCACGAGGCCGCTGGTGAACCACCACCGAACAGCACGCTGGCGGCCACCTACGACAAGCTCGACAGCGCGGGACTGGACAGCCAGACCGTGGTCGCGGCACTACGCGGGGCGCTGGTCTCGCCGGTCATCACCGCCCACCCCACCGAGACACGTCGCCGGACGGTGTTCGACACCCAGCACCGGATCACCGAGCTGATGCGGATGCGACTGCACGGACAACACGCCACCGAGGACGGCCGCGACATCGAGCGGGAGCTGCGCCGCCACATCCTGACCCTCTGGCAGACGGCGCTGATCCGGTTGTCCCGGCTGAAGATCTCCGACGAGATCGAGACCGGGCTGCGCTATTACCCGGCCGCCTTCTTCGACGTGATCCCCGCGGTCAACGCCGCGGTGCGCGAGGGGTTCCAGCGCCGCTGGCCGGACCGGGACCTGCTGGCCGACCCGGTGCTGCGTCCGGGATCGTGGATCGGCGGCGACCGCGACGGCAACCCGAACGTCACCGGTGAGGTGGTGCGCCTGGCCACCGGCAGCGCCGCGTTCCTCGCATTCGATCACTACTTCGGCGAACTGACCGCGCTGGAGCAGGAGCTGTCGATGTCGGTACGGCTGGTACGGCCCAGTGAGGCGCTGCTCGCCCTGGCCGACACCTGCGAGGAGCCGGCCCGCGCCGACGAACCCTACCGCCGCGCGTTGCGCGTCGTGCACGCCCGGCTCACCGCCACCGCGCGCGAGATCCTGGACAGACAACCCGAGCATGAACTCGACCTCGGCCTGCAGCCGTACCCCACGCCCGCCGAGGCGCTCGACGATCTGGACATCGTGGACGCGTCGCTGCGCGGCCACGGCAGCGCCGTGCTCGCCGACGATCGGCTGAGCCGCCTGCGGGAAGCTGTGCGGGTCTTCGGTTTTCATCTCTGCGGGTTGGACATGCGGCAGAACTCCGATGTGCACGAAGAGGTGGTGGCCGAACTGCTGGCCTGGGCCGGTGTGCACCTCGACTACGCCACGTTGAGCGAACCGGAACGGGTCGAGCTACTGGCCGCCGAACTGGCCACCCGCCGACCACTGATCGGGCCCGGTGCTCTGGGGGCGCCGCCCGCCGACGGCGGGCTCTCGGAGCTGGCCCGCAAGGAGCTCGACATCGTCACCGCGGCGGCCCGAGCCGTGCGGGTGTTCGGCCCGCAGGCCGTCCCGAACTACATCATCTCGATGTGCCAGTCGGTGTCGGACATGCTCGAGGCGGCACTGCTGCTCAAAGAGGCCGGGCTGCTCGACGCGTCATCTGAGCAGCCGTACGCGCCGGTCGGCATCGTCCCGCTCTTCGAGACTATCGACGACTTGCAGCGTGGCGCCTCGATTCTGGAAGCAGCCCTTGATCTTCCGTTGTACCGCGCGATGGTCGCCGCCCGCGGCGACAGCCAGGAAGTGATGTTGGGCTACTCGGACTCCAATAAGGACGGCGGATACCTGGCGGCCAACTGGGCGCTGTACCGCGCCGAGCTGGACCTGGTGGAGTCGGCGAACAAGACCGGCATCCGGCTACGGTTGTTCCACGGCCGCGGCGGCACCGTCGGCCGCGGCGGCGGACCGAGCTACGACGCGATTCTGGCGCAACCGCCGGGCGCGGTGCAGGGCTCGCTGCGGCTCACCGAGCAGGGCGAGGTGATCGCCGCCAAGTACGCCGAGCCCCGCATCGCGCATCGCAACCTGGAAACCCTGCTGGCCGCCACCCTGGAGGCCACGCTGCTCGACGTCGAGGGACTCGGCGACCAGGCCGGCCCCGCCTATCAGGTGCTCGACGATCTGGCTGCGCGCGCGCAGCGCGCCTACGCCGAATTGGTGCACGAGACACCGGGTTTCGTCGACTACTTCAAAGCCTCGACCCCGGTCAGCGAGATCGGCGCGCTCAACATCGGCAGCCGGCCCACCTCACGCAAGCCGACCACCTCGATCTCGGACCTCCGGGCGATCCCGTGGGTGCTGGCCTGGAGCCAGTGCCGGGTGATGCTGCCCGGCTGGTACGGCACCGGCACCGCCTTCGAGCAGTACATCGCCGAAGAAGAGGGCCGCCTCGAGGTCCTGCAGGACCTGTACCGGCGCTGGCCCTTCTTCGCCACCGTGCTGTCGAACATGGCGCAGGTGCTCGCCAAGTCCGATCTCGGCCTGGCGGCGCGCTACGCCGAACTCGTCGAGGACGCCGAACTGCGGCAGCGGGTGTTCGACAAGATCGTCGACGAGCACGAGCGCACGATCCGGATGCACGAGCTGATCACCGGCCACGACGATCTGCTGGCCGACAACCCGGCCCTGGCCCGCTCGGTGTTCAACCGTTTCCCGTATCTGGAACCGCTCAATCACCTGCAGGTCGAGCTCCTGCGCCGCTACCGCACCGGCGACGACGACGAACTGGTCCAGCGCGGCATCCTGCTCACCATGAGCGGACTGGCCACCGCGCTGCGCAACAGCGGTTAG
- a CDS encoding FAD-dependent oxidoreductase, giving the protein MGGAKGQEWAMGGEEAEVLVIGAGLAGLRCASVLAAAGRDARIWEAGDDVGGRVRTDVIDGFRCDRGFQVLNPAYPELRACVDLAALKLQPFGPGVGVRRDRGAVVLAHPLRAPARVPALLVKRGVTPSDLVAVARWAHPALRPKSLTSSPREDSTLGAALDRSGVRGELRRVVDRFLSGVVLDDSGDTSNAFALLLLRMFVLGVPALPTDGMRALPRQLAMPVADRISVNRRVAGVRATAGGWQVSAEDGTTLRAREVVVATDTAAAARLTGAVPVPTRGVVTHWWVSERPWDGPPMLFVDGRAGRRGPVVNAAVISAAAPSYAPPGRQLVQASALLGAGHPEPAEAQMREHAAELLGVEPSDWATLVRHVVPDALPVQPPPLTVRRPVHDGSGLWVCGDHRDTASIQGALVSGRRTAHAVLRKLRG; this is encoded by the coding sequence GTGGGCGGCGCGAAGGGTCAGGAGTGGGCGATGGGTGGCGAAGAAGCCGAGGTGCTCGTCATCGGCGCCGGCCTGGCCGGGCTGCGGTGCGCGTCGGTGCTGGCGGCGGCAGGCCGAGATGCTCGGATCTGGGAGGCGGGCGACGACGTCGGCGGGCGCGTCAGGACGGACGTCATCGACGGCTTCCGCTGCGACCGCGGTTTCCAGGTCCTCAATCCCGCCTATCCCGAACTGCGCGCGTGCGTCGACCTCGCGGCACTGAAACTGCAACCTTTCGGGCCGGGTGTCGGGGTGCGCCGGGACCGGGGGGCGGTTGTGCTGGCCCATCCGCTGCGGGCACCGGCCCGGGTTCCCGCCCTCCTGGTCAAGCGCGGCGTGACACCTTCTGATCTGGTCGCGGTGGCGCGCTGGGCGCATCCGGCCCTGCGGCCCAAGAGCCTGACGTCATCACCTCGCGAGGACAGCACTCTCGGTGCCGCGCTTGATCGTTCGGGCGTGCGCGGAGAGCTGCGCCGGGTGGTCGACCGTTTCCTGTCCGGGGTGGTGCTCGACGATTCAGGGGACACGTCCAACGCGTTCGCGCTGCTGCTGCTGCGAATGTTCGTCCTCGGCGTACCCGCGCTGCCCACCGACGGGATGCGGGCACTGCCGCGGCAGCTGGCCATGCCGGTGGCGGATCGGATCTCGGTGAACCGGCGCGTCGCCGGGGTTCGCGCCACGGCAGGCGGCTGGCAGGTCAGCGCCGAGGACGGGACGACGCTGCGCGCGCGCGAAGTGGTCGTCGCCACCGACACCGCGGCCGCGGCGCGACTGACCGGTGCCGTCCCGGTCCCGACCCGGGGCGTGGTGACCCACTGGTGGGTCTCCGAGCGGCCGTGGGACGGGCCGCCGATGCTCTTCGTCGACGGTCGTGCCGGGCGCCGCGGACCGGTCGTCAATGCCGCGGTGATCAGCGCGGCCGCACCCTCGTACGCGCCGCCCGGCCGCCAGTTGGTCCAGGCCTCGGCACTGCTCGGTGCCGGTCACCCCGAGCCGGCCGAAGCGCAGATGCGCGAGCATGCGGCCGAGCTTCTCGGCGTCGAGCCGTCGGACTGGGCGACGCTGGTCCGGCACGTCGTGCCGGACGCGCTTCCTGTGCAGCCGCCTCCCCTGACCGTGCGCCGGCCGGTACACGACGGCTCGGGCCTGTGGGTGTGCGGCGATCACCGGGACACCGCGTCGATCCAGGGGGCACTGGTCAGCGGCAGGCGCACCGCGCACGCCGTGCTGCGCAAGCTGCGGGGGTGA
- the secG gene encoding preprotein translocase subunit SecG, giving the protein MELALQITLVVTSVLVVLLVLLHRAKGGGLSSLFGGGVQSSLSGSTVVEKNLDRLTLFITGIWLVSIIGMALMIKYN; this is encoded by the coding sequence ATGGAATTGGCCCTGCAGATAACCCTGGTCGTGACCAGCGTGCTGGTCGTCCTCCTGGTCCTGCTGCATCGTGCCAAAGGTGGCGGTCTGTCCAGCCTGTTCGGTGGCGGCGTGCAGTCCAGCCTGTCGGGCTCGACCGTCGTGGAGAAGAACCTGGACCGGTTGACGCTGTTCATCACCGGGATCTGGCTGGTCTCGATCATCGGCATGGCGCTGATGATCAAGTACAACTGA
- the tpiA gene encoding triose-phosphate isomerase, whose amino-acid sequence MTRKPLIAGNWKMNLNHFEAIALVQKIAFSLPEKYFDKVDVTVIPPFTDLRSVQTLVDGDKLRLTYGAQDLSQHDSGAYTGEVSGAFLAKLGCSFVVVGHSERRTYHGETDELVAAKAAAALKHGLTPIVCIGESLEVREAGDHVEFNVNSLRGSLAGLTGEQISQVVIAYEPVWAIGTGRVAGAADAQEVCAAIRAELGNLASADVAAGVRVLYGGSVNAKNVGEIVGQSDVDGALVGGASLDGEQFATLSAIAAGGPLP is encoded by the coding sequence ATGACCCGTAAGCCGTTGATCGCCGGCAACTGGAAGATGAACCTGAACCACTTCGAGGCCATCGCGCTGGTGCAGAAGATCGCGTTCTCGTTGCCGGAGAAGTACTTCGACAAGGTCGACGTCACCGTCATCCCGCCGTTCACCGACCTGCGCAGCGTGCAGACGCTCGTCGACGGGGACAAGCTGCGGCTCACCTACGGCGCGCAGGACCTGTCCCAGCACGACTCCGGGGCCTACACCGGCGAGGTCAGCGGCGCGTTCCTGGCCAAGCTGGGGTGCTCGTTCGTCGTCGTCGGCCATTCCGAGCGACGCACCTACCACGGCGAGACCGATGAGCTGGTCGCCGCGAAGGCCGCCGCTGCGCTCAAGCACGGGCTGACCCCCATCGTGTGCATCGGTGAGTCGCTGGAGGTCCGCGAAGCCGGCGACCACGTCGAGTTCAACGTGAACTCGCTGCGCGGCTCGCTGGCGGGGCTGACGGGCGAGCAGATCAGTCAGGTGGTGATCGCCTACGAGCCCGTGTGGGCGATCGGCACCGGCCGGGTCGCCGGCGCCGCGGACGCGCAGGAGGTGTGCGCTGCCATCCGCGCCGAGCTGGGCAACCTCGCCTCGGCCGACGTCGCGGCCGGGGTGCGGGTTCTCTACGGCGGCTCGGTCAACGCCAAGAACGTCGGCGAGATCGTCGGCCAGTCCGACGTGGACGGTGCGCTGGTCGGTGGCGCCTCGCTGGACGGGGAGCAGTTCGCCACCCTGTCGGCCATCGCGGCCGGCGGCCCGCTGCCCTGA
- a CDS encoding phosphoglycerate kinase, whose product MSIKSLDDLLSEGVSGRGVLVRSDLNVPLDESGTVTDPGRIIASVPTLKALSDAGAKVVVTAHLGRPKGEPDPKYSLAPVAAALGDRLARHVQLAGDVVGSDALARAEGLTDGDVLLLENVRFDARETSKDDAERLAFAKALVELVGEDGAFVSDGFGVVHRKQASVYDVATLLPHYAGTLVDAEVKVLEQLTSSTERPYAVVLGGSKVSDKLAVIENLATKADSLIIGGGMCFTFLAAQGLPVGSSLLEEGMVDTCRTLLDTYADVLHLPVDIVVAEKFAADATPETVAADRIPDGKMGLDIGPESVKRFTALLSNAKTVFWNGPMGVFEFPAFAAGTKGVAEAIIAATGRGAFSVVGGGDSAAAVRQLGLPEDGFSHISTGGGASLEYLEGKTLPGIHVLEN is encoded by the coding sequence ATGAGCATCAAGTCACTCGACGACCTTCTTTCCGAAGGGGTTTCGGGGCGGGGCGTGTTGGTGCGCTCCGATCTCAACGTGCCGCTCGACGAATCGGGCACCGTCACGGATCCGGGCCGCATCATCGCGTCGGTGCCCACGTTGAAGGCGTTGAGTGACGCGGGCGCCAAGGTCGTCGTGACGGCCCACCTGGGCAGGCCCAAAGGCGAGCCGGACCCGAAGTACTCCCTCGCGCCGGTCGCCGCCGCGCTGGGGGACAGGCTCGCCCGGCACGTCCAGCTGGCCGGTGACGTGGTGGGCAGTGACGCGCTGGCCCGCGCCGAAGGCCTGACCGACGGCGACGTCCTGCTGTTGGAGAACGTTCGGTTCGACGCCCGCGAGACCAGCAAGGACGACGCCGAACGGCTGGCCTTCGCCAAGGCGCTGGTCGAGCTCGTCGGTGAGGACGGCGCATTCGTGTCAGACGGTTTCGGCGTCGTGCACCGCAAGCAGGCGTCGGTCTATGACGTCGCGACGCTGCTACCGCACTACGCGGGCACGCTGGTCGACGCCGAGGTCAAGGTGCTCGAGCAGCTGACCAGCTCGACCGAACGGCCCTACGCCGTCGTGCTCGGCGGCTCCAAGGTGTCGGACAAGCTGGCGGTTATCGAGAACCTCGCCACAAAGGCCGACAGCCTGATCATCGGTGGCGGCATGTGCTTCACCTTCCTTGCCGCGCAAGGCCTGCCCGTGGGCAGCTCGCTGCTCGAAGAAGGCATGGTGGACACCTGCCGCACGCTGCTCGACACCTACGCCGACGTCCTGCACCTGCCGGTCGACATCGTGGTGGCGGAGAAGTTCGCCGCCGACGCAACGCCGGAAACCGTTGCCGCCGACCGTATCCCGGACGGCAAGATGGGTCTGGACATCGGTCCGGAGTCGGTCAAGCGGTTCACCGCGCTGTTGTCGAACGCCAAGACGGTGTTCTGGAACGGGCCGATGGGCGTGTTCGAATTCCCGGCGTTCGCGGCCGGCACCAAAGGCGTCGCCGAAGCCATCATCGCCGCCACCGGACGCGGCGCATTCAGTGTCGTCGGGGGTGGCGACTCGGCCGCCGCGGTGCGTCAACTCGGTCTTCCCGAGGACGGCTTCTCGCACATCTCCACCGGCGGAGGCGCGTCGCTGGAGTATCTCGAGGGCAAGACCTTGCCCGGCATCCATGTACTCGAGAACTGA
- the gap gene encoding type I glyceraldehyde-3-phosphate dehydrogenase, whose translation MTIRVGVNGFGRIGRNFFRALDAQKAEGKNTDIEIVAVNDLTDNATLAHLLKFDSILGRLPYDVSLDGEDTIVVGDTRIKALAVKEGPAALPWGDLGVDVVVESTGIFTKRDKAQGHLDAGAKKVIISAPATDEDITIVLGVNDDKYDGSQNIISNASCTTNCLGPLAKVLNDEFGIVKGLMTTIHAYTQDQNLQDGPHKDLRRARAAAINIVPTSTGAAKAIGLVLPELKGKLDGYALRVPIPTGSVTDLTAELSKSATADEINAAMKAAADGPLKGILKYYDAPIVSSDIVTDPHSSLYDAGLTKVIDNQAKVVSWYDNEWGYSNRLADLIALVGKSL comes from the coding sequence GTGACGATCCGGGTAGGCGTGAACGGCTTCGGCCGTATCGGGCGCAACTTCTTCCGTGCGCTGGACGCGCAGAAGGCCGAGGGCAAGAACACCGATATCGAGATCGTGGCGGTCAACGACCTCACCGACAACGCCACGTTGGCGCACCTGCTGAAGTTCGACTCCATCCTGGGCCGGCTGCCCTATGACGTCAGCCTCGACGGTGAGGACACCATCGTCGTCGGTGACACCAGGATCAAGGCGCTCGCGGTCAAGGAAGGCCCGGCGGCGCTGCCCTGGGGTGACCTCGGCGTCGACGTCGTCGTCGAGTCGACCGGCATCTTCACCAAGCGCGACAAGGCCCAGGGACACCTCGACGCCGGCGCGAAGAAGGTCATCATCTCCGCGCCCGCCACCGACGAGGACATCACCATCGTGCTCGGCGTGAACGACGACAAGTACGACGGCAGCCAGAACATCATCTCCAACGCCTCGTGCACCACGAACTGCCTGGGACCGCTGGCCAAGGTGCTCAACGACGAGTTCGGCATCGTCAAAGGCCTGATGACGACCATTCACGCCTACACCCAGGACCAGAACCTGCAGGACGGCCCGCACAAGGACCTGCGTCGCGCCCGCGCCGCCGCGATCAACATCGTCCCGACCTCCACCGGCGCGGCCAAGGCCATCGGCCTGGTGCTGCCCGAGCTGAAGGGCAAGCTCGACGGCTACGCGCTGCGGGTGCCGATCCCCACCGGGTCGGTCACCGACCTGACCGCCGAGCTGAGCAAGTCGGCCACCGCGGATGAGATCAACGCCGCGATGAAAGCCGCCGCCGACGGTCCGCTCAAGGGCATCTTGAAGTACTACGACGCTCCGATCGTGTCCAGCGACATCGTCACCGACCCGCACAGCTCACTCTACGACGCGGGGCTGACCAAGGTGATCGACAACCAGGCCAAGGTCGTCTCCTGGTACGACAACGAGTGGGGCTACAGCAACCGGCTCGCCGATCTCATCGCCCTCGTCGGTAAGTCGCTCTGA
- a CDS encoding ABC transporter substrate-binding protein, translated as MEILTVGVVSPNPPFTAMSGVSGLDIELMTALAAELGDRPVFVGYDGPDFDGIFDRLGAGEYDCVIAGTTVTPQRAAKAAFLPPYVISGQGLAVDTARLPHVHSVDDLIGLTIGVQRGDAGEAIAEGLVTDGKAARVRLYGYGAFDTALDDLAAGGCDAVMKLAPVLTELVRAVPGVEVVQRGLSVEHIAIAVNASDQQLLARLQVAQADLEKNGTLQRIRRKWLGNPYADQSSGVL; from the coding sequence ATGGAGATATTGACCGTCGGAGTCGTCTCCCCGAATCCTCCGTTCACCGCCATGTCCGGCGTTAGCGGTCTGGACATCGAGCTGATGACGGCGCTGGCCGCCGAACTCGGCGATCGGCCGGTGTTCGTCGGCTATGACGGGCCGGACTTCGACGGCATCTTCGACCGGCTGGGCGCCGGTGAGTACGACTGCGTCATCGCCGGAACGACGGTGACGCCGCAGCGCGCGGCGAAGGCGGCCTTCCTGCCGCCCTATGTGATCTCCGGCCAGGGCCTGGCGGTCGACACCGCGCGGCTACCCCATGTCCACTCGGTCGACGACCTCATCGGCCTGACCATCGGCGTGCAGCGCGGCGACGCCGGCGAGGCGATCGCCGAGGGACTGGTCACCGACGGCAAGGCCGCCCGGGTCCGGCTCTACGGGTACGGCGCGTTCGACACGGCGCTCGACGACCTCGCGGCGGGCGGTTGCGACGCCGTGATGAAACTGGCCCCGGTGCTGACCGAGCTGGTGCGGGCGGTTCCCGGGGTCGAGGTGGTACAGCGCGGACTCTCGGTGGAGCACATCGCCATCGCGGTGAACGCGTCCGACCAGCAGCTCCTGGCGCGGCTGCAGGTCGCTCAGGCCGACCTCGAGAAGAACGGCACGCTACAGCGCATCCGCCGCAAATGGCTGGGCAACCCCTACGCCGATCAGAGTTCGGGGGTCCTCTGA
- the whiA gene encoding DNA-binding protein WhiA, whose amino-acid sequence MTAEVKDELSRLVVNSVSARRAEVASLLRFAGGLHIVSGRVVVEAEVDLGIIARRLRKDIYDLYGYSAVVHVLSASGIRKSTRYVVRVAKDGEALARQTGLLDLRGRPVRGLPAQVVGGSVADAEAAWRGAFLAHGSLTEPGRSSALEVSCPGPEAALALVGAARRLGVSAKAREVRGSDRVVVRDGEAIGALLTRMGAQDTRLTWEERRMRREVRATANRLANFDDANLRRSARAAVAAAARVERALEILGDTVPDHLAAAGHLRVAHRQASLEELGRLADPPMTKDAVAGRIRRLLSMADRKAKQDGIPDTESAVTPDLLEDA is encoded by the coding sequence ATGACAGCCGAGGTCAAAGACGAGCTCAGCCGCTTGGTGGTCAACTCGGTCAGCGCGCGCCGCGCGGAGGTCGCTTCGCTGTTGCGCTTCGCCGGCGGCTTGCACATCGTGTCCGGCCGTGTGGTGGTCGAGGCGGAGGTGGACCTGGGCATCATCGCGCGGCGGCTGCGCAAGGACATCTACGACCTGTACGGCTACAGCGCGGTGGTGCATGTGCTGTCGGCCAGCGGGATCCGCAAGAGCACGCGATATGTCGTGCGGGTCGCCAAAGACGGGGAGGCGCTGGCGCGGCAGACGGGGCTGCTCGATCTGCGGGGCCGGCCGGTGCGGGGGCTGCCCGCCCAGGTCGTCGGTGGCAGCGTCGCCGATGCCGAGGCCGCCTGGCGTGGTGCGTTTTTGGCGCACGGGTCGCTGACCGAACCAGGCCGCTCGTCGGCGCTGGAGGTCAGTTGCCCCGGGCCCGAGGCGGCCCTGGCTCTGGTCGGCGCGGCCCGACGTCTCGGGGTCAGCGCGAAGGCCCGCGAGGTCCGCGGCAGCGACCGGGTCGTGGTGCGTGACGGCGAGGCGATCGGCGCGTTGTTGACCCGGATGGGGGCCCAGGACACCCGGTTGACGTGGGAGGAGCGCCGGATGCGCCGCGAGGTCCGCGCCACCGCCAACCGGCTGGCCAACTTCGACGACGCCAATCTGCGCCGGTCGGCGCGGGCGGCGGTCGCCGCCGCCGCCCGGGTGGAGCGCGCTCTGGAGATCCTCGGCGACACCGTTCCCGATCACCTGGCCGCGGCCGGTCACCTGCGGGTGGCCCACCGGCAGGCCTCGCTCGAGGAACTCGGTCGGCTGGCCGACCCGCCGATGACCAAAGACGCTGTGGCAGGAAGGATTCGGCGACTGCTGTCGATGGCCGACCGCAAGGCCAAACAGGACGGCATCCCGGACACCGAGTCGGCCGTCACGCCGGACCTGCTCGAGGACGCCTAG
- a CDS encoding gluconeogenesis factor YvcK family protein, with the protein MSVRIVALGGGHGLYATLSAARRLTPHVTAVVTVADDGGSSGRLRSELDVVPPGDLRMALAALASDSPHGRLWATIIQHRFGGSGALAGHPIGNLILAGLSEVLADPVAALDELGRILGVKGRVLPMCPVGLGIEADVVGLEADPRLSRTIRGQVAIATTVGKVRRVRLIPGDPPATRQAVDAILNADLVVLGPGSWFTSVIPHVLVPELAAALKTTTARRVLVLNLVAEPGETAGFSVERHIHVLSQHAPDDFTVGDIIVDSARVPGDREREQLRRTATILGAHVEFADVSRPGTPLHDPAKLAAALEGVLQKDAQPGGAVLPPTVSTPTANGPRGDDPWR; encoded by the coding sequence ATGAGTGTGCGCATCGTCGCCCTCGGCGGTGGCCATGGGCTTTACGCCACCCTGTCGGCGGCGCGGCGGCTGACCCCCCACGTCACCGCCGTCGTCACCGTCGCCGACGACGGCGGGTCCTCTGGCCGGCTCCGCAGCGAACTCGATGTGGTCCCGCCTGGGGACCTGCGAATGGCGTTGGCCGCGTTGGCTTCCGACAGTCCACACGGCCGGTTGTGGGCCACCATCATTCAGCACCGTTTCGGCGGCAGCGGCGCGTTGGCGGGCCACCCGATCGGCAACCTGATCCTGGCCGGTCTCAGCGAGGTGCTCGCCGACCCGGTGGCCGCGCTCGACGAGTTGGGCCGCATCCTCGGCGTCAAGGGCCGGGTGCTGCCGATGTGCCCGGTCGGCCTGGGGATCGAGGCCGACGTGGTCGGGCTGGAGGCCGATCCGCGCCTCAGCCGCACCATCCGCGGCCAGGTGGCCATCGCCACCACCGTGGGCAAGGTCCGTCGGGTGCGGCTGATCCCCGGTGACCCACCGGCCACCCGGCAGGCCGTCGACGCGATCCTCAACGCCGACCTGGTGGTGCTCGGACCCGGCTCGTGGTTCACCAGCGTGATCCCTCATGTGTTGGTCCCGGAGCTGGCCGCGGCGCTGAAGACCACGACGGCGCGGCGCGTCCTGGTGCTCAACCTGGTGGCCGAACCGGGGGAGACGGCGGGCTTCTCGGTCGAACGGCACATTCACGTGCTCAGTCAGCACGCACCCGACGACTTCACCGTTGGCGACATCATCGTCGATTCCGCTCGGGTGCCCGGCGACCGCGAGCGCGAGCAGCTGCGCCGCACCGCGACCATCCTCGGTGCCCACGTCGAGTTTGCTGACGTTTCCCGACCTGGTACACCTTTACATGACCCGGCGAAGCTGGCCGCGGCATTGGAGGGGGTGCTCCAAAAAGACGCGCAGCCCGGCGGTGCGGTGTTACCGCCGACAGTGTCCACCCCGACAGCGAACGGACCGAGAGGTGACGACCCGTGGCGATGA